The region AACAATGTCCTCTAGTGGCCAAAGTTCACTTGACAAGATGAAGCTCTACCTGAGAACTTGTTATTGTGCTCTTCAGCTTGAGGAACAGCTTGTTGGATGTCAGCCCTGTCAGACCCTTTCTTCTGAGCACAGAACAATGACATGAACCACACGCAAACAATCAAAGCAACTACAGGGCATCATAGTATGTTTAGACACTGaatgacatatactgtataaaataacCCATAGATGTCTGGATTGTCCACCTGCTTCCTGTTGCATTTGCACAACAGCATCTGAAACTGATGTGTGTTTCAGTCTGAGCTTCCCAAGTGGACAGTTTGACTTTGATTGACTTGGCGTTAGATTGTGTTGTTCAAGTGTATGTCCAGACTTTAAGCAGAAACCTGACATCCCATTCGGCTAtggaataaaatgtgtttaaaacatgaagatatttttatgcattattatgttattaaaaagCTTTCTATTTACTTGCCAAAAAACCATGGTGCCTAGCTCGCAGTGCTGTCAGCCAGCTTGGCTCCTGTCCGGTGCCACTCGACCCAACCGCACTAAATGGACCTTCTGCGTGTGTGAGGCGTTCAGCCAGCTGAGGAGGAGGACCTTCATTAGGTCATGTTGTCGAATGAACACTTATTGATATAGAACTCTAAGACCACCTTAATGAGTTCCTCCGTCAAAACATGGAAGACTTCTGGCTGCACGAGGAGGGTCCGGCCTATCACCTCACAGTAATGGAGTGCCTGACAAGCCAGTCCACAGTCCAGAAGACGAGCGGCGTATAAAAACTTGAAGACCTGCATAGCAGGATGAGACATTCACATGAATGGATCAGTCACAGGTTGGAGAGCAGCCATGTTGATCCCGAGTGAAAACGTCTCCCGATACTTTTGTCCACagtttgtgtgttgtgtcttCTACCTGGAATGATGGGATGGAAAAGTGTTTGGCACCAAGTGTCTGGCAGAACTCGTAGATTTCAGTGCAGCGGATGGCAGCGTTGGAGGCAAAGCGCCTAAAGGTGTCCCTGAAGGAGACGTGAATGTGAGCGTAGAAATGAGTGAAGTGTCTCGTCAGCGTCTCAGCTCACTTGTGGCTACAGCCAAGAAGAACCATCCTGGCTGTCGTCTCGGTGAAGGCACCGAAAGGAACGCCACTCATCAAGTAGCACACGTGGGCAGCGTGCACGAGGCCTCGGGAGGCTGGATGTAGGAGAGTATCAGTGTGCACACACCCCCTCCAGAAAACACCACATCCTTACCTAGTGTGTCTCCCATGGTGACCACTGCTCGCTGTCGGAGAGTGGAGTCGCCTGTCTCGTTGGACAGCATCACAGCCAGGTGAGGGCGCCAGTCGACCCGGTTGGGGCCGCCGCACCACTGTATGATGACACAaaagcaaaatgaaaacacaacctCAGGACATATCTGGCAATGTTGCGTTTGTGTATTACCGTGGCAACAGCTGGGATTCTCCCTGATAGAAGCTGGAAGAGAGTCTGTAGTGGGTCGGTGGCACTCAGCTGTCCAGTGAACCTGCCAGCAGAAGGTCATTGACACGCTGTCACATTGAAACACCTCAGTCTATGGACCGACTCTTCCCTAACAGTCCCAGCATGGGTTGCCGTGGGGGAAAAAGTATATACAGAAGACATACATGTTGAAAAAGTCTTTAGAATGTTCGGCATTGGACAAATTAAAGGATGGAGAAGAAAGGATGCAGGCAAGGTGAGCATCTGTCTCTAAGGTGCCATCTTCCAATCAGAGAAGTTGCTCACCTGTCCAGCACAGTGGTGTAGGACCTCATGTCCATTTTGCTGGCTAAAAAGAGGGCATGTCCCCACAGGTCGCCACTCATAGCTGACTCCAGAGCCTCCTGTGAAGCACATGGCAAAGTAAtaacaaaatgtcataatttgaggtcacatgacatggGGTGGGACCTTCTTCCTCCCGGCCAATAGCAGCTGAGTGTAGCTTTGCAGGCTTTTCTTAGACATCTCAGCACTGCAGCTTCCCGTGAGGAGGTCATCTCCCAGACTAGGGGGTGCCTCAGCAACATTGTCCTCGCTGAAGTCAATGAGAGTCGTGTCATCGGACACGATGCTCCCGTCTGAGAGTGATCCCTGCATCAGCAGCTCCGCAACATCGGAGCCAACTATTTGCTGGAAGGAGAGCGTGATGAAGAAATTAAACGTATTTGTTTGATGGCGAGTTCGCGGCACTTACACCATTTTGTCTGCACAGCAGTATGAGAATCttccacaagagggcagcagaGCTCCCGTCGTCATTGCTGCAGGCCAGCGTCTTTTGGTGTGCGAAGTCAATAACATCCACTTTGTGCAAATCTTccctaaaaataaaagaaattgaCAGAGGTCCTTCATGGAGCAACAACGGCTTTGTGAGGTGGTGGCTACCGAGTTAAAGGTCCTGGAAAGTTCCTCATTTCCTGCTGCTCGTGTGTCTCACTCAGGATGaccttacaaaataaaatacatgaaaataaaataggaTCGAATCAAATAAGCATTACTTTACCTCCAGACTGTGCATCTCCACTTGGCACAGGCATCCCCGTGCCGAGCGACCCGGCGTGACCTTGACAAGCTGCCCCGAGGGTCCAAAGCTGACAACGACGTGAGGGCCAGAGAACTTGAAAGGAACCGCCGGGGGACTCAGACCTGCGAACGTTAAGTGCAAACGTCCAGTCAAGATGGGATGCCAAATGATGTCtacttggaaaataaataaataaaataaaatttaaaaaaaagagactcACCTGAGTCAGTCACTGGTTTGCATTGTTCACCTCCGTTAATGTACTGACTGAGCTCATAGCTGCTAGATGATAATCCTGACGCTCTGGAAGCTTCTAATGAGTCCTTTGTGTACTTGGACGGACGCACCTCCTGGTCTCCAGGGTCACATGACGCTATATTTGAATAACTTCCAAGAAGTCATGTGACAAGACATTGATGAAATAAACAATAGCTTATAAAGACAGTTTAATACAACCTATGATTGATTGACGAGTCAGTTGCTTTAAACACGTTTGACAACATCGACTGGTTAACATAAAAGATCATTCAATGCACCAATTGTCATATACCCTCACCTGCAGGCGTAGGAGCTTGACGTTCCGTCATGATGGCGCTCCGCCCCCCAGGAGTCCTGAGGCCACCAGGAGGTATGCTGGTCTTGGTGGTCACAGCAACATGTCATGAAGGGTGTGGTTAAAGGTTGGGGTCTCAAAGAGGCAGGGCGGTCATCTTACCTGCGctgtagtagttgtagtacgCGTACTGTGCGTCGTAGTCATACTGAGCGTACGCTTGGTAGTCGTATCCTCGCCTTGACAAGCACAATAAACATTTTAGTTACGTCAACGCACTCTTCAGTCTttacaaaacacacatgcacctgCTGAGGTGGCAGCGCTGCTCTGGGGGGGCGCTGGAGTACTGCAGGCTGTTGTCAAGATTCTGGAAGGCAGCAGGAGCACCGCTACAGTGCCGAGTCCAGTAGTGATGATCAGCAGGACCGGGCCAAAGCCTGTCAGTCACCCTGTACTCCGGCCCTGGAGGACCCTGCTCATACCTGAAGCGATGGTCCCTGTGGGGGTGGCGGTCAGATTGTGACCTTGGGCGAACTTTGCGGTCCATGGTTAGTCCACAGCTGAGGAGGCAGGACACAGGTTACCAAGATACAACTACCTCTGCTCAATGACAGTTGAAACAAGACTTTTTTCTATCTTTAGCAAGGTGGTGCTGACTATAGTGGAGAAATCCACATTCCACGCCAcgcaaaagaagaaaagaacaaaaaactattcaaagatgatttgtttttcctcttaCCTCTCGGAGATACAAAACAGGTCAAAGTTAATCCAAGACTTCCACATAGGAGGAAGGACATGATAGcggcaggtcaaaggtcaacacGCACAACATCAGTGTTGCGGGTCAGCTGATCAGTCAAGTTCTGGGTGCAGAGAGACAGCTGTTTATACAAACAATGTCTTTACTCCGGGTGAAAAGCAGCACCATCATCATCGTAATGTGCCACGTTGGCGGGAAATAATAGGCTCTGATCTCGGGTCAGATTTAGCTAGCATAAGTCAAGTTAAATGTGGGAACGGAGACTGATCTCAAGTCAGCACGTGCTACCAAtaacaaccagcagaggcgccaTAACAGAAGAGACAAAAACGTTTGATGTAAAAGTCCTTACAGTCAGTACAAACGTTGCAGAGCACAAGAAGAGAAAATTAGCTAAGTGAAAAGAATTAAAGCGCATTAGTAAAGTATCTGATTTTAGGTTTAAATGCTTAAAACAAAACCAAACTCAGTGCGTCGCTTTGGCCACAGGGTGCCGCTGTTTGTAAAAACACCGCCCACGAAAAGAGGGCCAGGCCTTGTGGTCGGTGGGCGGGGTTTATGCAAATAATGGCGGAGCTGAGGATTTGAAGAGGCTGACTTCGTCTTGGATCCAACAGAACTTAGTGTCAACTGAACTCTGCGGACACAAACATGACGCTTGAGGATAATAGTGGAGAAAACGCTTCTGAAAGGTGAacaatttctatattttttatgagGCTTATTGTTCTTAGCTATGTTTGCaatagcatgtttgcattttaaatATGGCTTATGCTGCTCAGTGCACTGATGCTAATTAGTTCATTAGTATTATTAATGGTTAAATGAAGTTAGGAGGAGAGAAGCATTGCAATGTTACCTCATCCAAAGTGACTGTCATTTTTGTGCTTATTAGGATGGAGTCTGTGGCCCATGCCTTGGAGGAGGTTCTGAGTGCAGCCTTACCTCAGGGTTGCATCACTGTGGGTGTCTATGAGGCTGCCAAGTCTCTCAATGTGTAAGTCCCAAGCAAGATGGCTGCCTCCTTGGGCCCTTGGGCCGCCAGTTGCTGACTTACTTCCTGTCCACAGAGATTCAGACAACGTGGTTCTGTGTGTACTGGCCTCCGACGACAGCGACAAACACGACGCGGCACTGCAGATCCACTTCACGCTCATCCGCGCCTTCTGCTGTGACAACCACATCGACATCGTGCATGTCGACAACATGCGGCGTCTGGCTGAACTTGTGGGAGGGGCCAGGGCTGGAAGGGAACCGCTCGACCCACACTGCGTTCTGGTCACGGTGAGTGTCTGCACACAaagcagggtgtgtgtgtgtgtgtttgttttctgaCCTTGTGTGTCTTTGATGTTCCAGCAGAACCCGCAGACATCATCCTGGAAGAGCTCTGCTCTGGGGAAGCTCCAAAGGTTCTGCAGGGACAGTCGCGGTTGGGACCAGTGGGTGCCACTGGTTCACCTGCCAGACCGATGAAGTGAAAGTGTGCAGTCGCATGTGTTGATCTCAGTGTGGACGTCCATGGAGGGAAAGCAGAATGCTGGACCGGGTCATGAAGCAATGACTCAGCAGTCTGGATCCAGGATCCCAGGCCGAACCACGTGAGCAGTCTGAGACTTTTGCTTACAATGATGATGAAGGTTGTCCTCTGGTGAACAAGATGTTCCTGTGATTTTGGGAGCTCAACAAGAACTGGTTCCATCTGAATGCTTCCCACCCCAGTTTCTCCTGCTCCAAATGTCTGTTTCTGTACGTGGCTGTGAAGAAgcaaatgattaataaataaatgctaataaaaatCAACACAAGTTGTCACTTACTCTTTACACGCGACTATCTGACATGTGGGCGGGCCCAAGAACCCCACAGATGCTGATTGATGCGCACCCTCCTGTCCCAGGAAATGCAGCAGTTATGCTTATCAGCATTTTCCCAGAGTTCTTTGCAGTCGGCCATGAAGTTGTCCTGAGCAGGCGGGGGTGAGCAGTGTTCTTCACTCACTGAAGTCACATTCTAGAACCAAACAGAACCACTGGAGACTGATGACATGGTGGAAACAGGGGACTGGACGTCTGCATAAGAAACTCACATAAGAGCAACGTTAATGATCAGGACTACAGAGGCTTCATTTGACCCAACAACACCAAAGGTCAGAGTTCACTGCCACAACCTTGTGCTGATGTTAACTCAACGTCAGTTGGTCAGCCTTCACATGCACAGTGTAGGATGTATGATGCATGCACACGCAGATATGTACACAAACATTTGGAGATGTGAAGCAATGCCAACCCTCGTTtccacacatcacacacacacacacacacacacacacacacacacacacacacacacacacagtgtgattCATGACTTTGGCGTCATAGCTAAAGACAAATGATGTTTGACATGTTTGCTGTGTGTcgtgaagcagaagaagaaacagGAAGCATGCATCCCGTTAATaccacacaacccccccccccctgcaccccTCCCCAAAATCCCACTCCCGCTCGCCCACTCCCTTCCGCTTCCTCCACACAGGAAACGCTGGCTTGTGAAGTTGCGGTGATTAAATGTGAACTGGAGGTCTTAAAATAGATCCTCCACACAAGACTATATCCAGCAGGACTACAAGCTGAATTGTGGAGAATTCCAAACAGACCAAAGTCTGAAGGAACAGAGAACCAtgtgatgaaaatgtaaaatcacCTTATCCCaacaattcatttaaaaaaaacatttaaaaggtgGTTTTATTGTGCTGAGGTAAGTGTAATTCTGGTTTCCATGGTAATAGACTTTTTGGCATACAGATTTCCGCCAGCTCGCTTTGTGCATTGGACAGACAACAGGAAGTTGACTAATTATTTATCACTGGTAAATGAGGAAGAGTCAGCACATGCAGCAATTGCTGTCTCATAAAGTTTCAGAAGGGGAAAAAACCGAGGGGCCAAAAGAGAAGTTTCTTTGACTATCGCTGATCAGCAAACATTATCTGCCCGTTATAATCCTCAACTGCCCGGAAACAAGCCCATACCTGTAAACCCTCCCATTTTCCCTGGTAAACTCGAGTATTTTGACATTCGTTGCCTGCGCCCTCACGTTTTAACTGAACACACCCTGTAGCTGGTAAGGTCAGGCCTTCAATATAAAAGCACACCATTCAAATAATATAGTTGCATCATATCAGGTTTTTACACCAGCACCCCTCAGGCCAGAACAGAATTACTAAACTTACttattttccctcattttctggaaaatatcttGTATTTTGAAATGCAAAGGTTGACAGGTATGCAAGCCCCTCCCCATGCTCCGGTCCCACACACAAAGAGGCGGGCCAACAATGCTGAGACACTATCACGGTCTGTAGTGCAGGCACTGACAAACTGAAGCGCTAATCTTGGGAGCTTTGATTCTATCTGCTAGCCAGACTGAAGCGAGGCCCCGCCTGCCCCACCCCTCAGGAAGCAGACAGACGGACGCAACAGAGACGACGCCTAAGATCAGCTAACACCACAATACATGCTAACTGGGTTCAGTTTCACTCCCTTTAGCACAATTGGTCCCctaatgctgaaaaaaaaaacagttggacTATGTGTATTGTATGAGGCTCCAacgacaggaagcagaagaaaatgattggatggatgcatgcacaCACCTGGGTGCAACACATGCCCATATGACTGTTCAGTTAATGCAGACAAGCTGATGCAGGACTGCGGATATGGTGGGGTTGCATGCAAATGTGTTGCATGCAGATGTGCAACTGTTACTCCCCCCAGGCAGATGATTTGCATGgagttactgtgtgtgtgtggggggggggtggtttaaGGGACACTGGGGCTCCAGTATGAGATAACCTTTAATAATGGTGAGAATGAGGTCACCTGCCAGTGAGGAGCTGACAGGTTAGTGTCAGAGTgtgcaggtcacatgacctcgCTAGGACAACCTGTCCAGCTAGAAGTGCTTTGTCATCTTTCCGAAGCAGCCTTAGGATGCTGCCTGTCCACTCATCAAACTTAGAAAAATACAGCAGAATGTGAGATATTCGGGATGGGACATTTCCACATTGCTTTGCTGACCGGAAAACAGCATTCCCGGTAAGAGGAACGCCTGTCTGGGGGATGTGTGGAAGACTGGAAGATGATGCAACGTGCGGtcattgcttaaaaaaaacgttCATTTGCAGTGTTTACAACAGTAACAACCATGTGCAAGTAGCATGTAGCTTATGGTGCCAATGTTCAATGTGTAAAACCAGTGTTATGGGGACAACTCCAAGAAGACCACTCATTGAGCTAACCAGTCAGtttgactagtccagggtgaacATGTGAACAACTTTGTCCTGAGAATGTATAAGCAGTCAAAGACTTAACActgcttcctgtgtgtgtgagaaagcaAGCGAGGGAAGGGAGGAGTTCACAAATGAAATGGAGCTTTGAAATACGTAGGATGGGGGCACATGCAGACATGTATTGGTGATGGGCTTATTGATTCTGTGATATCACCTTAGTATCCATTACTCTCAAAGTATCTAcactaattaataaatgaaagaaaaacacgtCACTTACTACATAGAGGCTTCCTTTGCGACATTTGAGATGTCAGCGAACTCCTTTGGAGGAGCAGAGGACTACATGGTGGCCCACCGATGCAAGCAGGTaatacttcctgtcatgtgactaCCACAGATGACAACTTGTTACATGTTGTTACAACATTAGTGCACTAACTCCCACAGATAACCTTTGGAagcaataaataattatatttgccAACACACGAGCTGCAATtcacctttaaaaaaatcattgatcAGGTTCAGCGACGAGACATTAGATATGTTGGGCATAGTAAGCAAatgctgccaccttgtggacaaAACGTGTTATTGTACAATTTAAGGGTGGGCCACTAAAGATAgacttttattgtcattgcacaataacagcagtgaaattgccaacgaaatgtcgttgcctggctcccgtataataccagagacaaaagaagataaatacaTAAAGGCATTGTTAGGCACTATTCGCGATATAAATATAACTACTAACAACCAATTTTAAATAGAACACTGTCAGAAGCATACATAAGTACTGTAACacttaaaatgtgacaaattaAATAACACCATTAGCAACATAATTTTAAAGTACCCATTACAATGaaacaataaattaatcaaATCAACTGACCTCTTCCGGTAAAACTCACCATTGAGAGTTTATGGAACATCGGCCACCAAACCACATCCAGTCCTGGCTCATCCTTTCGCTGCTGGTTGGCAGGGCCACAGCCCGTTCCCTGTTGGATGAAGGCTGTAAAAAGACTAAGATGATTTAGAACTTGTTGGACTTGGTTTGCACAGAACAGATTGAGAACCCTGTCACCAAAGAGACAAATCAATCAAGGGTATAAAAAACGAGAAGTTGTTTATTGCTTAAAGAACGTTGTGGAATGAACAAGTGAAGTGGATCAGTACCACCATCACCATGTTTGacgcatcattttttttttttttaatcttacaCGCATCACCTTCTTTCACACACTGACCCAGTTGACTTGGAGCCGGTATCGCCAGCTGCCAGTTTGTCTTCCATCTTTGGTTCTACGAGACACAAAGTCCAGTTCCAGAAGGTGAAGTGGATCAGTAATACTGCCACGAACAAAACGTCTACACAACAAAAAGAACCAGTACAAAGAAAGTAAGAAGACAAGAATCTGTCTCATTGGGTCCAAACAGAACTTAAGAAAGTGTAGCAGACACAAGCGAATTATTCCCGAAAGTCTCTTGATCCAAATTAAGTTCTGTGTCTTGAGCGTGCTGCCAccatggacccccccccccccccccccctcccgaccCCTCTGTGCCCCCATGTTTCCTAGCACCGTCCGTCCATGTCAGCATGACACGGTATCCACCGGTGATGGTTCCGACGCCGCCGTTCCAGTGCGAAAGCGGACGATGGCATCTCCAGGATcacatgtcatcatcatcatcttcatcctgAGAGGAACCGGCCTGCTGGGCAGTGCTGGCAGATGCCGCCGCCATCTGGGCCTGCTGGGCCGCCTGCTGCATCTGAAGCCACTCCTGCTGGGCCAGTTCTGCCTGCTGCTGCCGGGCCTGAAAACACCCCACCCATACagacgcgcgcacacacacacacacacacacacactacatcaCACACTGATAGAATTGACTGTTTTTGTTGACCAATCATCACTAATGAGCTTTGATTCGGCTTTATTCACCTTGATCCTGGAATAGTCAAGACAGTACATGACATGCTGCACGGTCACAGGGGCAAGTGGCGGCCCGGAGGTCAAAAACAGCCCTTGCTTTTGATTAGGTTCCaatttttgaaaatgcatcCTAATGATTACAACCCATTAACAGAGTGGGTGGGTAACTGATACTGCTTTGTGAGATACACACAGATATTGCTCCATGTATTGACTACTGACTGGTCGCAGTAGTCAAGACATTTGATTGAGATGATGTGGACACTCGTGTCTACATTAGAACCTATGGACAAGAGACAGTAACTATTCAATGTTGTTAAATTACAACAGTGTCTCACCCAGATGACAGATGGTTCATAATAAAGgagtctgtgtttgtgtgagattCAATAAAAACAGCGTGGCTTTTGTTTGTGTTATCGCTCTGTCATGAACAACCTTGCCTATGTTGTATTACTTATCCAAAACAGAGCGGATGATATTCCATCCTAGCAGGTGTATGCATAAAAGAAGATAACGCCATTAACATGTTTAGTGTTTCAGCAGCATGTGATGCTTAACATGTCACGTGTCTTGCTACATGAATGGTGGACATAGTGTATGGTGTACTGAAACAATATGACTATCAGATGGTTACCTTGGCAAAGAGCTCCTGCTGCTGCCTGAGCAGCTCCTCTTCAGGTATTCCCAGATTCTCCAGGCGGGAGCTGGCCTTCCTCCTCTTTAGGGCAACAGTCTTACACTCCTGCAGGACGTCCTTCACCTCGGTGATGTAGGAGGCAAAGCCCAGGCTTTCCAGAGCTGTGGGTAAGGAGGGACAGGACGGTGAGATTCAACTTCTAATTGAGGGGGCTTCAGTTTAAGCTGTCACTCACCGTTAATGACGTGCTCTGGCGAGATGGTCTTCTTGTCGGACTTGTTGCAGATGTCG is a window of Doryrhamphus excisus isolate RoL2022-K1 chromosome 5, RoL_Dexc_1.0, whole genome shotgun sequence DNA encoding:
- the sec16b gene encoding protein transport protein Sec16B isoform X1 encodes the protein MWKSWINFDLFCISESCGLTMDRKVRPRSQSDRHPHRDHRFRYEQGPPGPEYRVTDRLWPGPADHHYWTRHCSGAPAAFQNLDNSLQYSSAPPEQRCHLSRRGYDYQAYAQYDYDAQYAYYNYYSADQHTSWWPQDSWGAERHHDGTSSSYACSYSNIASCDPGDQEVRPSKYTKDSLEASRASGLSSSSYELSQYINGGEQCKPVTDSGLSPPAVPFKFSGPHVVVSFGPSGQLVKVTPGRSARGCLCQVEMHSLEVILSETHEQQEMRNFPGPLTREDLHKVDVIDFAHQKTLACSNDDGSSAALLWKILILLCRQNGQIVGSDVAELLMQGSLSDGSIVSDDTTLIDFSEDNVAEAPPSLGDDLLTGSCSAEMSKKSLQSYTQLLLAGRKKEALESAMSGDLWGHALFLASKMDMRSYTTVLDRFTGQLSATDPLQTLFQLLSGRIPAVATWCGGPNRVDWRPHLAVMLSNETGDSTLRQRAVVTMGDTLASRGLVHAAHVCYLMSGVPFGAFTETTARMVLLGCSHKDTFRRFASNAAIRCTEIYEFCQTLGAKHFSIPSFQVFKFLYAARLLDCGLACQALHYCEVIGRTLLVQPEVFHVLTEELIKLAERLTHAEGPFSAVGSSGTGQEPSWLTALRARHHGFLKKGSDRADIQQAVPQAEEHNNKFSEPDITGSQSPETEPLHGNRTMDGHTLGQQLSCNVGGTQEWTEAQPPMPRVTAHAYPASSAAVWDQNIEQNTAGAEVGSVSPRESGWPVAAQCAVLPSGVAPGRNQVSESSHTKQLSSQSTRSGWFRGWFRSKSPDRK
- the sec16b gene encoding protein transport protein Sec16B isoform X3; its protein translation is MWKSWINFDLFCISESCGLTMDRKVRPRSQSDRHPHRDHRFSGAPAAFQNLDNSLQYSSAPPEQRCHLSRRGYDYQAYAQYDYDAQYAYYNYYSADQHTSWWPQDSWGAERHHDGTSSSYACSYSNIASCDPGDQEVRPSKYTKDSLEASRASGLSSSSYELSQYINGGEQCKPVTDSGLSPPAVPFKFSGPHVVVSFGPSGQLVKVTPGRSARGCLCQVEMHSLEVILSETHEQQEMRNFPGPLTREDLHKVDVIDFAHQKTLACSNDDGSSAALLWKILILLCRQNGQIVGSDVAELLMQGSLSDGSIVSDDTTLIDFSEDNVAEAPPSLGDDLLTGSCSAEMSKKSLQSYTQLLLAGRKKEALESAMSGDLWGHALFLASKMDMRSYTTVLDRFTGQLSATDPLQTLFQLLSGRIPAVATWCGGPNRVDWRPHLAVMLSNETGDSTLRQRAVVTMGDTLASRGLVHAAHVCYLMSGVPFGAFTETTARMVLLGCSHKDTFRRFASNAAIRCTEIYEFCQTLGAKHFSIPSFQVFKFLYAARLLDCGLACQALHYCEVIGRTLLVQPEVFHVLTEELIKLAERLTHAEGPFSAVGSSGTGQEPSWLTALRARHHGFLKKGSDRADIQQAVPQAEEHNNKFSEPDITGSQSPETEPLHGNRTMDGHTLGQQLSCNVGGTQEWTEAQPPMPRVTAHAYPASSAAVWDQNIEQNTAGAEVGSVSPRESGWPVAAQCAVLPSGVAPGRNQVSESSHTKQLSSQSTRSGWFRGWFRSKSPDRK
- the sec16b gene encoding protein transport protein Sec16B isoform X4, encoding MWKSWINFDLFCISESCGLTMDRKVRPRSQSDRHPHRDHRFRILTTACSTPAPPQSSAATSAGEDTTTKRTLSMTTTHSTRTTTTTAQTSIPPGGLRTPGGRSAIMTERQAPTPADQEVRPSKYTKDSLEASRASGLSSSSYELSQYINGGEQCKPVTDSGLSPPAVPFKFSGPHVVVSFGPSGQLVKVTPGRSARGCLCQVEMHSLEVILSETHEQQEMRNFPGPLTREDLHKVDVIDFAHQKTLACSNDDGSSAALLWKILILLCRQNGQIVGSDVAELLMQGSLSDGSIVSDDTTLIDFSEDNVAEAPPSLGDDLLTGSCSAEMSKKSLQSYTQLLLAGRKKEALESAMSGDLWGHALFLASKMDMRSYTTVLDRFTGQLSATDPLQTLFQLLSGRIPAVATWCGGPNRVDWRPHLAVMLSNETGDSTLRQRAVVTMGDTLASRGLVHAAHVCYLMSGVPFGAFTETTARMVLLGCSHKDTFRRFASNAAIRCTEIYEFCQTLGAKHFSIPSFQVFKFLYAARLLDCGLACQALHYCEVIGRTLLVQPEVFHVLTEELIKLAERLTHAEGPFSAVGSSGTGQEPSWLTALRARHHGFLKKGSDRADIQQAVPQAEEHNNKFSEPDITGSQSPETEPLHGNRTMDGHTLGQQLSCNVGGTQEWTEAQPPMPRVTAHAYPASSAAVWDQNIEQNTAGAEVGSVSPRESGWPVAAQCAVLPSGVAPGRNQVSESSHTKQLSSQSTRSGWFRGWFRSKSPDRK
- the sec16b gene encoding protein transport protein Sec16B isoform X2 — translated: MWKSWINFDLFCISESCGLTMDRKVRPRSQSDRHPHRDHRFRYEQGPPGPEYRVTDRLWPGPADHHYWTRHCSGAPAAFQNLDNSLQYSSAPPEQRCHLSRRGYDYQAYAQYDYDAQYAYYNYYSADQHTSWWPQDSWGAERHHDGTSSSYACSYSNIASCDPGDQEVRPSKYTKDSLEASRASGLSSSSYELSQYINGGEQCKPVTDSGLSPPAVPFKFSGPHVVVSFGPSGQLVKVTPGRSARGCLCQVEMHSLEVILSETHEQQEMRNFPGPLTREDLHKVDVIDFAHQKTLACSNDDGSSAALLWKILILLCRQNGQIVGSDVAELLMQGSLSDGSIVSDDTTLIDFSEDNVAEAPPSLGDDLLTGSCSAEMSKKSLQSYTQLLLAGRKKEALESAMSGDLWGHALFLASKMDMRSYTTVLDRFTGQLSATDPLQTLFQLLSGRIPAVATWCGGPNRVDWRPHLAVMLSNETGDSTLRQRAVVTMGDTLASRGLVHAAHVCYLMSGVPFGAFTETTARMVLLGCSHKDTFRRFASNAAIRCTEIYEFCQTLGAKHFSIPSFQVFKFLYAARLLDCGLACQALHYCEVIGRTLLVQPEVFHVLTEELIKLAERLTHAEGPFSAVGSSGTGQEPSWLTALRARHHGFLKGSDRADIQQAVPQAEEHNNKFSEPDITGSQSPETEPLHGNRTMDGHTLGQQLSCNVGGTQEWTEAQPPMPRVTAHAYPASSAAVWDQNIEQNTAGAEVGSVSPRESGWPVAAQCAVLPSGVAPGRNQVSESSHTKQLSSQSTRSGWFRGWFRSKSPDRK
- the gadd45ab gene encoding growth arrest and DNA-damage-inducible, alpha, b isoform X3, with amino-acid sequence MTLEDNSGENASERMESVAHALEEVLSAALPQGCITVGVYEAAKSLNVDSDNVVLCVLASDDSDKHDAALQIHFTLIRAFCCDNHIDIVHVDNMRRLAELVGGARAGREPLDPHCVLVTNPQTSSWKSSALGKLQRFCRDSRGWDQWVPLVHLPDR
- the gadd45ab gene encoding growth arrest and DNA-damage-inducible, alpha, b isoform X2; this translates as MTLEDNSGENASERMESVAHALEEVLSAALPQGCITVGVYEAAKSLNVDSDNVVLCVLASDDSDKHDAALQIHFTLIRAFCCDNHIDIVHVDNMRRLAELVGGARAGREPLDPHCVLVTQNPQTSSWKSSALGKLQRFCRDSRGWDQWVPLVHLPDR
- the gadd45ab gene encoding growth arrest and DNA-damage-inducible, alpha, b isoform X1; the protein is MKLGGEKHCNVTSSKVTVIFVLIRMESVAHALEEVLSAALPQGCITVGVYEAAKSLNVDSDNVVLCVLASDDSDKHDAALQIHFTLIRAFCCDNHIDIVHVDNMRRLAELVGGARAGREPLDPHCVLVTQNPQTSSWKSSALGKLQRFCRDSRGWDQWVPLVHLPDR
- the dr1 gene encoding protein Dr1, translating into MASSSGNDDDLTIPRAAINKMIKETLPNVRVANDARELVVNCCTEFIHLISSEANDICNKSDKKTISPEHVINALESLGFASYITEVKDVLQECKTVALKRRKASSRLENLGIPEEELLRQQQELFAKARQQQAELAQQEWLQMQQAAQQAQMAAASASTAQQAGSSQDEDDDDDM